cacacacacgcacacacacacacacacacacacacacacacacacacacacacacacatacacacacacacacacacatttgcacaGAAATATAGGGCCAAGAGAGGTCGAGAATCACCAGTTAATCAGGAAAAGGCTATACTGGTAGGATGActttctttgtaaacaaacaagtctAAAATTACATCAATATAGAGTTATTAGCTGTCTGAAAAATATTGGAGACATGGCAGAGAACGTTGAAATTCGCAAACCAACCGCTGACACGTCATTATCACcactaccgtaaaatccctagcataagcccaccccccctgtgcacagatttagggcaaaattggggggtgggcgtttgctagggatagacccctttgcacaaagtaagttttgtgctcaaccgtgtaattgagtgaatacaaaacccgaaagcatgtaagttaggtcgtgtgagtagaagtgaaggaaaaaagaaagaaaaaggactttgaggcaaagaaggccaaccatgagagagagagagagagagagagagagagagagagagagagagagagagagagagagagagagagagagagagagagagagagagactggctTTTCTGAAAACAACCcgagcatagtcattcatataaatttataaagtaaaaagaaaatcgccaggacaaacaataacaacacaattccgggaaaaagaaacttgatgaaatgtcgaaatgtcaacaccaataaagccctttctttctgtacagggaagaaattacacgatcgtctttggaaatgaaacgttaactgaacttggattttgtcttcaaaaggcccaatctttctgagaaagaaaaacccacaaagacatttatcaaaaaaatgaaaaaaacgttcggggatttcatacccaggaactctcatgtcaaatttcataaagatcggttcagtagtttagtctgaatcgctctacacacacacacacacacacacagacacacacacacacgcacatacaccacgaccctcgtttcgattccccctcgatgttaaaatatttagtcaaaacttgactaaatataaaaaggaaagaaacacgaaaaggtaaagaaggggaaaaagattACTTTTAGAACAAtctgcacaaatcctagtgaaagtgagcctatagtctctttgaaaaaagcagggtgggcgtttgttaggtagttacccctgtgcacaacttttggcccaaagtggggggtgggcgtttgctagatggtgggcttatgctagggattttacggtactatcaacaccaacagcaacaataacaataattgtaataataataacaacaacaacaataatactaacaacaacaacaacaacaacaacaacaacaacaacaacaacaacaacaacaataacgacATCCACAACCAAATACACTATCGACCCACGTTTGATTCCTTATGCAAAAGTAGTTCCAGTACAGATGGCAGATTGGGTGGCCGAATGGTAAcccacttgcgctcggaagcgagaggttgcgagttcgaccctgggtcagggcgttagcaattttctcccccctttcctaacctaggtggtgggttcaagtgctagtctttcggatgagacgaaaaaccgagatcCCTTCGTGTAACCTACATtgtggtgtgcacgttaaagatcccacgattgacaaaagggtctttcctggcaaaattgtataggcatagataaaaaaatgtccaccaaaatacccgtgtgacttggaataataggccgtgaaaagaaggatatgcgccgaaatggctccgatctgctggtcgatgtgaatgcgtgatgtattgtgtaaacaattccatctcacacggcataaatagatccctgcgccttgagtccgagtctggagatacgcgcgcgatataagacttcatataacattaAGAAGTGTTTGTATTTCAGGAAATGGAACCAAGGATGAGGTGGCGACATTCAAGAAAGCCAACGACATGAAAGACAGCCGCCAAGCAGTCCTTTTCCACCAAGTCTTCACAAACATGGGAGTCGTGCAAACGTAAGATAGTCACTGGGCCTTCCTTGTGTtcccaacaaaacagaaaacaaaacagatcACCATCGGCTGTCTATGTAGTATGTtgaccggtgtcacgaactgaaaactctgctgaacaatccctctcaatgcggtcaatgcgcatacgccaatcttggacttaaaaaatgcgaccctttgacagaacgaaccatgggttagggttagggttaggattaagGTTAGGGTTAAGTTATTCACGACCTGAtcaatctccccatgttagcgcatgcgcattgaccgcattgagagagattgttcaggcagagttttcagttcgtgacaccggcacaaGTGTAGAGCACCCTTTTCTTGTGTGTTGCCATCTGTCTCAGTCCGCAGTTGTTGCCGATCGTTTACAACGGCATATGCGTTTTGTTACTGCACAATTTCTGTTTTCCAACCTTGGAGCTCATTGCCCGCAAAGGTTAAGATTCTACAGAAGAAGTCAGTCAAGAAGAAACCCGCTATATAGATTTTCATTCTCTTATCTTTCTCTCAaagttttttcttgttttgttttcttctaagTAAGAAGGACAGCTAGCCTGACTACGTCTTGCACGAATGTGCAACACATGTTATGGTCTGGGGAACAGGCTGCCGGGATGTTCAGAGCTTTGGTGTCGAAGAAGAGATATTGTAGATGTGTTATCTTTTTCTTATCTTTCAGTAACTCGGACTGTCTCGTCACGTCTCACATGATGAGCAACAAATGTACGGGCCTGCGATTGGCAAGAAGCGATACCACAGATGTGTTAGCTTTTTCTCATCTTTCTTTTATGTTTCTATTTTTCTACTTTCTACACGGAATGGAATGGGAGGCTGCTAGGCTGTGATGGTAGATGAGGGGCTAGAAGAGATACAACAAATATGTTATCTTTCTCTCGCCCATCTTTCAGTAACTCGGACTGCCTGACCACGTCTCGCACGATGAGCAACAAGTGTGACGGAAAGGAGTTTGAGGCAGCCCAGCAGTGCTGGCAAGTGGTCGGCAAGAAGAGGTTCCACAGGTGTGTCACCAAGAACCTGGAGGTCCCTGAGAGCGCCATGAGGGTCAGTCATTCGTTTGTCTTTCATTATTATAATAACAACAATTCTATACTACTGTTGCTACTACTACTGGGTGACCCACAAAATGCCACCCACTAGAATAACTCCTAAATTTGTTCAGCGAattagatttttctttcttttacatTGGCTTGAGATATGGGATGCCCTGgctaatgtacaccaaatatgaagtagttCGCTGAAAACATTTgggagttattagcattttagaGGGTGCTCCTCTTCTTACAACTACTACTATTCCCCATCACCACTACTACTACAGCTACTGCTACagctactgctactactacctctactactactgctgctgttgctattactactactactactactactactactactactactactggggtcctgatttggcctatatggtccgctggacccaaaaagcaacaactatcatatcatatcatatcactactactactactactactactactacgctgctgctactgctgctgctattgctattactactactgctactgctactgctactactactactacaactactactactactactgctactactactactactaccaggggcggatcacatcatttttaaggaggggtttccaaatttctttcagggacaatttgacgacgcgaagcaTTTCGTTGAGGACGCGAAGCGTTCAAACCtcctagggggtccgggggcatgcccccccccttgaaaatgttgataaaaacaaggaaaatggagcaatcttgtgcaatctgagccaagaaacctcccctaatacaccttatAAAAAGTAAAATTAAGAAGCCAAAtatggatcaaaacaaggacaattgaccgatctggtacaacctgagccaacaaattacccaactaccttcCCACTGTCACTTACAAGACAAAGGCTCTGTAGGgtggtccgggggcatgcccccacgGAAAATTATGAcacaaatcaaggaaaatggagcaatctggtgcactctgagcatcagtttttctttattttcattcttatttgtctgtcttttttgttttttgtttttttaggctaggggggtccggaaaccccggaaaccccccctggatccgcccctgactactactgctactattactactactactactactaattaGTTACATAGTGCGAATTATGGAATTCGTCTATGTTGTCCATACTTTACAATATTGCCTGAACCAACAAATTACCCATGTTTTAATTTCTACTTTCGAAATAACCGGAATGAAATCGGCAACCGATCATACATACAGTTTACATTTCGATGGACCGCTTTCTCCCTGGCAAATATGATGCTGTGTTGAACACTTGTTTAGAATGCTCACCATAAGAGGCTGTGAAAGTGGTAAACCTGAGGGAAAGGATTTGTACTTCAAAAGAAATAGTGTCCAACCTGCCCCGGTGACCAcatcttgataacgaccaccttccCGAAAGAAACCTCAATAACCTTTTTCCTACATGATTTTCCTTTTCATAACGAGTTAGTTGGCACCTTGGCTTGTCGTTATAGTCAGCTAGGTTCGACTGTACCGGCTTTAATAAACAAAAATTAACTTCATCATTATCTTCGCCAaccaaccccccttttaagacacaggtcttaaaaacgaaagaaagacttaaattgggggtaaattcacataatatatacttttttttagaaaggtttaggttttaaaatggggaggggaggggagtcttaaatcaggGGGTCTTAAATGGAAGGTTTCACTGTATTCTGGTTTGCTTCCATGTCTCCAGCACTGCGTAGAGTACGTGTGCAGCAACTACACTGACCTCAACTCCTGCCACGCTCTGTCCGACGAGCTGGACGGGTGTCAGGAACTGGGGGACATCTCCATGAAGGTCAAGAAGCATTGTGCACCCGACCTTGCCATCAAGTCGTAAACCTCCGGAGTTAAAACCACGTGGAATAATGGACTGGACGATCGTTTGATATTTGATGGAATCTtatcaacttttatttttcgAAACTTTGTGTACACTGTTCAGTACGTATACGTTTTGGAATAAAGTTGCGAAAGCTGTATTGAGAACAAACCCTTTAGTTGTGTAATTTAAATGGTGTCACGTGctcgaatctctctctctctctctctctctctctctctctctctctctttgtcgatctctctgtctctctgtgtctctgtctctctctctttctgtcgatctctccctctctctctctcactctctctctcccggtccctctctctctttctctctccctctctctctctttctgtcagtccctctctctctctctctctctctctcggcccctctctctctttttctctctctctctctctctctctttctgtcggtccctctctttctctctctctctgtgtctctctctatctctctctctctctgtcggtctctctctctctctctctctctctctctctctctctctctctctctctctctctctctctctctctctgtctgtcgatctgtttctgtctctgtctctgtccctctctctgtccctctctcacacacatacactagcacacaaacacacacagacacacacacattcacacacacacacacacacacacacacactcacacacacacacacacacacacacacacacacacacacacacacacacacacacacacacagattcacaCATAGATAAACATAGAAAGGGAGACAACATAAATTGCAAGGCACACAGATTTATTTATAAAACGAAGTTCTTTTGTTTTCATGGGAGACTTTTCCCTGATTTTGAATGTTTCGATTTCGTGTTAAGTGTCAGAACTTTTCTCAAGTTccgttgttttgtgtgtgactaCAATGTTTCCTTTTAATAAATTAGGTCTGAGGAAATTCAACCTTTCGAAAACAATGGACTGCCTTTTACGTTGAGTAGACGATCATTAAAAGAAATTAAAGCAAGCGAGAAAGAAAGGCACGTAAAACGAAAATAAATAAAGTACAGATAACAAGTCTACATCAATCTAAACCATATATagtcaaataaaaataaaatgaaatgatACACACTAAatctgtgtgtttttttcatcTCGGAAATCACAGTATTAACATGTTTTAGTATTAACATGTATACACATTTGCACAAAGATATTACAGGATCAGAAACGGACAAAGCAAAAAAGCAGGATTAGTACAATCCACAAAATAGTGGGAAAGAAAGTAATGCATTTATAAAGAGTGAACAATGACATTACTTCAACAAAGAAAAATTAAAGTCAAGGCTAATAACAAGATAACAATTAGCATATAATTAACATCATCATAGCATTGCCAAATTGTCTACGTACAGCTATGTACATCATCTCATTACCAAGATCAGGATTTGAAGCACACATCACAAGCAAGCGAAGGGGTAGGTAACAGATTTGTTTCTGTTGAATTCTACATAAGTACAGGTCGTCTGACCCACTTGCAACATTAACACATCACACAGTTCTATTAAACAGATTTCTACACATCATGTTGTGTGGTCAAAAGTCTCCCAATTCTTTACCATTTGATATTCGAGCAATTGTGATACCTTAAATAGCGCTAATCACACAATACTATTGTTTTTCACATGCTGTccactacacacacacttaaatcCCTTTTAAAAGGACGAACACAGTTTGGTTGGTATTTGCAAATTGGAAAATATGTAACACCTGAAATATGTAACACCTAGTCCATCATTCTCTAATTCTcgagcatttttgtttttgtttttttgttctcaTGTTGACATTGTCAGGGGTCAAGCCAGAACAAAATGTGTCCATTCTTCTTCGttcacgtgacattataggtcagtcaccagcgaagggggggggggggggcggtataCAGTTAGCATGGACCAACTAATTCAGCTCGTTGTGGCACGTACAAGATCttagtcattctgccataagtgcagatggctgataccacctaaacacgcatacacttgtgtaccTCGTCAAaggccgtgagggcgtaaaaactcgaatcatataacccatatcttgtctttaagaggcgaaatatttagcatgtaggacataaagcattctctcttttcaCACATGGGAAGAAACTGACGCTACATTCGCGCAGAGGGTATCAATTGTCAGAATCGCACTTTCCCAAATAGCAACGCATTCTGTTTGACtcatttctctcctctctccttgCTTGTTAACTTCGTGTTTACTGTTTACAATTATGTCTCACTCtcaacagaaagcagccaggatgttcccgagCAGAAAGCGTTCAAAtgggtgtatgtttgtgtactGTATGTAAAATCTCGGGGAGCTCCGTGGCCacaaactgatggtttacgggaggcggaggGTGGCTTTATACAGTTGGGGCAAACTTATATTCCGAGTAAATTGGAAATTCATTGATCGCAGAATAGTACATGAAGAAAATGCGGAAAAAGTTAATCACTTCACTACACGACACGACTCTATACTGCTGTGTGAGCCAAGCCATGCCATCAGCCTTTAgatgtgtaaaaaaaaccactgctatgtcaaacacacacacaaatatatatgaaaagaACCTTATACTGTAGACTCAGCTATGTCAACAGACTGATTTCTGTCAACAACCTCAGCAATCTCAACAACTGCAACTCTGCCATGCGCCCTAGCTCTGTCAGTAACTACAGCCATGTCAGTGACTTCACGCAGAGCCAGACGAAGACGTCCCCAGAAGGAATCCACTGCGTCACCGTGGTCCTCCCACTGGATGTAGGTTGTCGTCTTCAGCACCGCCATCATGGCCGGCGTCATGTCACGTGACGTGACGTCATCCAAACACACGATGAGCAGCGTGTCGTCATAGTCCATGACGTGACTAAGGCAGAAGGTTAGCTCGAACTGGCACCACTGGCTGTACACAAAGTCCTTGGAGAAGACCATCAGGCTCTTTCTACTGCTCTGCACACACTCCACGATGTTGTCTACGATGTTGTTGCCGGGGATGAAGTCTCTCTGGTGGACACACAGCCTGAGCCCCAGGCGGTCCTGCAACTCCGGCATCAGGTGTTCACGGACCCACGGAAGATCCTCTTTGGTGTAGGAAACAAAGACGTCGTAGTCAAAGCAGTTAGCGTGCAGTCTCATCCTTCTGACGTCACCGCGGCCCCTGAAAACCTCGTAGAGCGCGAGACGGATGTGCCAACGGCAGCGGAAGATGAGAGAAACGGTAATGAGAGTGACAATCATGGCGCTGGTGACCAGGATGATGGCTACGTTCACTGACTGGCTCAACAGACACGCCTGATCCGCCATTATTAGGTCTGCTAGCTTTGTTCCTTGGATATTGTTGCACTTTAATATCAATTTTGGAGGCTTTTCGTTTATCTGATCCGTTAAGAAGAAGTAAGTGAACTGGTTCTTGGTAACAGTTTTGAACTTGTATTTCGGCCCAGGTGTTGTTTTGTGGAAGAGGTGTGCTTGCTGAGATACATACCAGTTTCTAAACCACATTAAATCACAAGAGCAAGTGAAAAGGTTCTTGTCCAAGCCCAAAAAACGTAGCTGCTGTCTCGTTTCCTCACTAAACGTTTTTTCTGTCACAGTGGTGATCTTGTTGTCCGAAATGTCAAGCCAGTTCAGTTTTCTGAGAGACGAAAACACTCCGTCTGGAAGATTTGACAGTCCAGAAGCCACAAGTTCCAATCTTGTCAAGTTTATAAAATGAGCGAATGTTTTCCACGAAATCGTTGATAATTCATTGTGCGATAACGTTAATACACTAAGATTCAGACAGCCAAACAATTCCAGAAACCTTGCATCATCCACATCTTTAAACACGTTGTGGTTCATTGACAACTCAGTCAATCGAGGGAGGTCTGCAAACGCTTTTCGTGAAATTCTGACTCCGTTACTGAAGTCCATGTCACACATGTCAAGCTTGAGTCTTCGTAGAGTCGGGTGACTGAAAGCTTTGTCATATATAATCATCAGCATGTGGGATGTAATCGATTGAATAGAAAGGCTCTTCAAGTTCGGAAACTGCTCAATGTTCAAATTGGATTGAGAGACATAACGAAATTTGTTGTTACTCAGATCAAGAGTATCAAGCTCAGGAAGGCATGCTTTTCCCACGAATCTTATGTTGTTCCCAGTCACATTCAAAGTTCTCAAATATGGGAAAAAGGATTCGGACATGTCAGTGCATGTGGTGGGCAATGAAAAAAGATCATTAAAACTTAACTGCAGATGTTCTATTTGCAGAATGCATGTCGTTTTTACTTCCGTCAGTATGCCAAATATTAAAGCGATATCCCGCAGTGTGTGCACAGAACAGAATGCAGTCATATCATATACTTTAATTATCTCAGTAGTCAAAAAAAGAGTTTCCACATCAGACGATATGTTCACGAAAGCGTGGGCTGGTGGTACAGACATATTGCAATACAAGGCAACGAAAGTGCACAAGCCTGGGATAGACAGCATGTTTCGGACAGAGTCAAAGGTCAGGCCAACGGTGTAACTTATGTCCAGAAACGTGAGATGCTTGAACCCGCTGAACACGTCTGGTCCAATATGACGTACACTGCCTGAACTGAACACCAAGTGCTTGAGTTGTGTCACATTGGAAAAGAACTGATCATTCAAAGTAACGGCAGATAAATTGCTGTTCTTAAAGAAGAGATTCCACACTGAGTCTGGCATCCATGGAATGTAGGTCATTGTATCGTTTATGCAATTTCCAACGCCTGGCACATCGTCTGCATCAGTGGCCGGACAACACGTGCACAAACTTTCACCACAACTAGTTTCGGGTTTGTCCGCACATGCAACATACAGTGTAGTCCAAACAACCGCGGAGACGGGGGTCCACATGAACAGCCCTAAGCACAAGCAAACGGTGGGGGCACCCATTCTGTGTGATACTTTGTTTCAACTGGAAAACAGGATCCAATATTGTTGTGAGGTAGTTGCACTGACGTCCAGATGTCGACTGTTGGCACAACGCGAGTGCCCCTGAGACAAAGAGCGCGGATGATGATGTACACCGCACGTACCTTCACTTAGGCCAAAtacaaatatatgttggtttagggtaacccgaccgaccctactttttcccGCCAACCCtaaaattttttttcatttctcaaaaaaacaaaaaaaaacttttgcaaaccataccgagactaagggaaatTACCTTAAATCGacgtaattaaaaaaataaacataaataaataaaaaaaaaatccgacctaccgaccctatcttttttggtcacgttaccctaaaccaaaatatatttttgtttggccttacgtATGAACCCGTATGTGCCAAACTACCGGGAAGGACACTGCAGGAAACGGACATATTTGTCAGGATCCATTGTGTTTAGCTGCAACAATAGGATCCTCACGTGACCTGTACCATTAAGACATCCGACATATTAAGATcctttattgtccatacaattaattacAAAAGATGGAAAattgtggttcatctgctcttaaaacaaccaaaacaacatatgacaccaaccttaaaaaacaaaaataagaacaataaaacatacgaagtaTAAACACTTAAAGTACTCCAGACAGGTACGTCCGCCACAtccatactgcacacacacacacacacacacacacacacacacacacacacacacacacacacacacacacacacacacactcgcacgcacactctCGCGCACATGAGTTGCTGGTAAGAGATAGTAACCAATGCATCTATCACAATCCTAAAACGTATAGATAATAAAAGCTTTTGTCCATAAATATAAACAGTACGTGCGGCATTACAGAGGGTTTTAAATTATTGTgattacatacacacaacacacacacgcgcacacacacacacacacgcacacacacactcacgcacacacgcacacacacacacgcacatacacacccacacacacacgtaatatGCAGGAAGGtggtacaaacaaacaaaaaaaatacattgcACTCTATTTTATCACGGCATCGCACAAATTGAATGAGAATAATCTGTTTGAATgcaaaggcacagtccttgcTATGAAGACGGTATGGCTCACCATTTCATATCCGGCCAGACTGTTTCTTTtgataagaacatccctccacttggacaaataccaaACATGAAGATTCTTACTGCTCCCTGTCACACTGAACAATTGGTGATGAATTTATAGCACAGAGAATTTCCAGTGTTCGTTAAAAATATTATTTCATTAAATTCGTATCTCCCACGGGGAGAAGCCAAGCTGTTAATTTGGGTATTGTCCAAGTGGAAGAGTGTTCTCACCCCGAGCACAATCCTGGCCAGAAGACGGTGAGAACAGGCACGTGCACAATCCTGGCCACAAGACGGTGAGAACAGGCACGTGCACAATCCTGGCCAGAAGACGGTGAGAACAGGCACGTGCACAATCCTGGCCAGAAGACGGTGAGAACAGGCACGTGCACAATCCTGGCCACAAGACGGTGAGAACAGGCACGTGCACAATCCTGGCCAGAAGACGGTGAGAACAGGCACGTTCACAACCCTGGCCACAAGACGGTGAGAACAGGCACGTGCACAATCCTGGCCAGAAGACGGTGAGAACAGACACGTGTACAGCCCTGGCCAGAAGACGGTGAGAACAGGCACGTGCACAATCCTGGCCACAAGACGGTGAGAACAGGCACGTGCACAATCCTGGCCAGAAGACGGTGAGAACAGGCACGTGCACAATCCTGGCCAGAAGACGGTGAGAACAGCCACGTGCACAATCCTGGCCACAAGACGGTGAGAACAGACACGTGCACAATCCTGGCCACAAGACGGTGAGAACAGACACGTGCACAATCCTGGCCACAAGACGGTGAGAACAGGCACGTGCACAATCCTGGCCAGAAGACGGTGAGAACAGGCACGTGCACAATTCTGGCCAGAAGACGGTGAGAACAGGCACGTGCACAATCCTGGCCACAAGACGGTGAGAACAGGCACGTGCACAATCCTGGCCACAAGACGGTGAGAACAGGCACGTGCACAATCCTGGCCAGAAGACGGTGAGAACAGGCACGTGCATAATCCTGGCCTGAAGACGGTGAGAACAGCCACGTGCACAATCCTGGCCTGAAGACGGTGAGAACAGCCACGTGCACAATCCTGGCCTGAAGACGATGAGAACAGACACGTGCACAATCCTGGCCGAAAGACGGTGAGAACAGGCACGTGCACAATCCTGGCCAGAAGACGGTGAGAACAGGCACGTGCACAATCCTGGCCAGAAGACGGTGAGAACAGGCACGTGCACAATCCTTGCCAGAAGACGATGAGAACAGGCACGTGCACAATCCTGGCCGAAAGACGGTGAGAACAGGCACGTGCACAATCCTGGACGAAAGACGGTGAGAACAGGCACGTGCACAATCCTGGCCACAAGACGGTGAGAACAGGCACGTGCACAATCCTGGCCAGAAGACGGTGAGAACAGACACGTGCACAATCCTGGCCAGAAGACGGTGAGAACAGGCACGTGCACAATCCTGGCCGAAAGACGGTGAGAACAGGCACGTGCACAATCCTGGCCGAAAGACGATGAGAACAGGCACGTGCACAATCCTGGCCGAAAGACGGTGAGAACAGGCACGTGCACAATCCTTGCCAGAAGACGATGAGAACAGGCACGTGCACAATCCTGGCCGAAAGACGGTGAGAACAGGCACGTGCACAATCCTTGCCAGAAGACGATGAGAACAGGCACGTGCACAATCCTGGCCGAAAGACGGTGAGAACAGGCACGTGCACAATCCTGGCCGAAAGACGATGAGAACAGGCACGTGCACAATCCTGGCCGAAAGACGGTGAGAACAGGCACGTGCACAATCCTTGCCAGAAGACGATGAGAACAGGCACGTGCACAATCCTGGCCTGAAGACGGTGAGAACAAG
The sequence above is a segment of the Littorina saxatilis isolate snail1 linkage group LG3, US_GU_Lsax_2.0, whole genome shotgun sequence genome. Coding sequences within it:
- the LOC138963207 gene encoding toll-like receptor Tollo — protein: MWTPVSAVVWTTLYVACADKPETSCGESLCTCCPATDADDVPGVGNCINDTMTYIPWMPDSVWNLFFKNSNLSAVTLNDQFFSNVTQLKHLVFSSGSVRHIGPDVFSGFKHLTFLDISYTVGLTFDSVRNMLSIPGLCTFVALYCNMSVPPAHAFVNISSDVETLFLTTEIIKVYDMTAFCSVHTLRDIALIFGILTEVKTTCILQIEHLQLSFNDLFSLPTTCTDMSESFFPYLRTLNVTGNNIRFVGKACLPELDTLDLSNNKFRYVSQSNLNIEQFPNLKSLSIQSITSHMLMIIYDKAFSHPTLRRLKLDMCDMDFSNGVRISRKAFADLPRLTELSMNHNVFKDVDDARFLELFGCLNLSVLTLSHNELSTISWKTFAHFINLTRLELVASGLSNLPDGVFSSLRKLNWLDISDNKITTVTEKTFSEETRQQLRFLGLDKNLFTCSCDLMWFRNWYVSQQAHLFHKTTPGPKYKFKTVTKNQFTYFFLTDQINEKPPKLILKCNNIQGTKLADLIMADQACLLSQSVNVAIILVTSAMIVTLITVSLIFRCRWHIRLALYEVFRGRGDVRRMRLHANCFDYDVFVSYTKEDLPWVREHLMPELQDRLGLRLCVHQRDFIPGNNIVDNIVECVQSSRKSLMVFSKDFVYSQWCQFELTFCLSHVMDYDDTLLIVCLDDVTSRDMTPAMMAVLKTTTYIQWEDHGDAVDSFWGRLRLALREVTDMAVVTDRARAHGRVAVVEIAEVVDRNQSVDIAESTV